From Pseudoalteromonas sp. DL-6, one genomic window encodes:
- the purH gene encoding bifunctional phosphoribosylaminoimidazolecarboxamide formyltransferase/IMP cyclohydrolase, with protein sequence MDTHRPIRRALLSVSDKTGIVEFARALEAQGVEILSTGGTCKLLADNAIKVTEVSDHTGHPEIMDGRVKTLHPKIHGGILARRGQDEDVMADNNIAAIDIVVVNLYPFANTVAQENCSLEDAIENIDIGGPTMVRAAAKNHKDVTIVVNASDYDRVISEMQNNNGSTTYKTRFDLAIAAYEHTAQYDGMIANYFGKMVPDYTEEAAEDTKFPRTINMQFTKKQDMRYGENSHQDAAFYVENDITEASVATATQLQGKALSFNNIADTDAALECVKEFDVPACVIVKHANPCGVSIGDNILEAYDRAFKTDPTSAFGGIIAFNQELDANTAQAIVERQFVEVIIAPSVSAEAAEIVSAKQNVRLLECGEFSAKGTGHDIKRVNGGVLIQDRDLGMVTQGDLTVVSKRQPSEQELKDLLFCWKVAKFVKSNAIVYARDGMTIGVGAGQMSRVYSAKIAGIKAADENLEVKGSVMASDAFFPFRDGIDAAAAAGITAVIQPGGSMRDEEVIAAADEAGMAMVFTGMRHFRH encoded by the coding sequence ATGGATACACATCGTCCTATACGTCGCGCACTTTTGAGTGTGTCAGACAAAACCGGTATTGTTGAATTTGCCCGTGCACTAGAAGCACAAGGTGTTGAAATACTTTCAACTGGCGGCACATGTAAACTACTTGCTGATAATGCTATTAAAGTGACTGAAGTATCAGATCACACCGGTCACCCTGAGATCATGGATGGTCGCGTAAAAACCCTTCACCCAAAAATTCATGGCGGTATCCTTGCTCGTCGTGGCCAAGATGAAGACGTAATGGCAGATAACAACATTGCTGCTATCGACATCGTTGTAGTTAACTTATACCCCTTTGCGAACACTGTCGCTCAAGAAAACTGCAGCCTTGAAGATGCTATTGAAAACATCGATATTGGTGGCCCAACTATGGTGCGTGCAGCAGCTAAAAATCACAAAGATGTGACGATTGTTGTTAACGCAAGCGACTACGACCGTGTTATCAGCGAAATGCAAAATAATAACGGCTCAACCACCTACAAAACCCGCTTTGATTTAGCTATTGCCGCCTATGAGCACACAGCGCAATACGACGGTATGATTGCTAACTACTTCGGTAAAATGGTGCCTGATTACACAGAAGAAGCCGCTGAAGATACTAAGTTCCCACGTACTATTAATATGCAATTCACTAAAAAGCAAGATATGCGTTACGGTGAAAATTCGCATCAAGATGCCGCGTTTTATGTTGAAAACGACATCACTGAAGCGTCTGTGGCGACAGCGACTCAGCTACAAGGTAAAGCATTATCGTTTAACAATATTGCCGATACCGATGCCGCACTTGAGTGTGTTAAAGAATTTGATGTACCTGCGTGTGTTATTGTAAAACATGCTAATCCATGTGGTGTTTCAATTGGCGACAATATCTTAGAAGCGTACGATCGCGCTTTTAAAACAGATCCAACGTCAGCGTTTGGCGGCATCATTGCTTTTAACCAAGAGCTTGATGCCAACACCGCACAAGCGATTGTTGAACGTCAATTTGTTGAAGTTATTATCGCACCAAGTGTAAGTGCAGAAGCGGCTGAAATAGTCTCGGCTAAGCAAAATGTTCGCTTATTAGAGTGTGGTGAGTTTTCAGCTAAAGGCACAGGCCATGATATTAAACGCGTTAATGGCGGTGTTCTAATTCAAGACCGTGATTTAGGTATGGTAACGCAAGGCGACTTAACGGTCGTGTCTAAGCGCCAGCCTTCTGAGCAAGAACTTAAAGATTTATTATTTTGCTGGAAAGTCGCTAAATTTGTAAAATCAAACGCCATTGTTTATGCCCGCGACGGTATGACTATTGGTGTAGGCGCAGGCCAAATGAGCCGCGTTTACTCAGCTAAAATCGCCGGTATTAAAGCCGCCGATGAAAACCTTGAAGTAAAAGGTTCGGTAATGGCATCAGATGCATTTTTCCCATTCCGTGATGGTATTGATGCTGCAGCCGCTGCAGGCATTACCGCGGTTATTCAACCGGGTGGTTCAATGCGCGATGAAGAAGTAATTGCCGCCGCTGATGAAGCCGGTATGGCAATGGTGTTTACGGGTATGCGCCATTTCCGCCATTAA
- the prmA gene encoding 50S ribosomal protein L11 methyltransferase yields the protein MAWIQIRINANAATADAVSDLLMEAGSASVTFIDAKDTPIYEPKIGTVVFWADTTVIGLFEANHDMNAVVALLKRHDELKDNLVYKIEQLEDKDWEREWMDNFHPIQFGEKLWICPSWRDIPDPDAVNVLLDPGLAFGTGTHATTALCLKWLESQDLTGKTVVDFGCGSGILGIAAIKLGAERMIGIDIDPQALEASLDNANRNGVADKLEVYLPENQPEFTADIVVANILAQPLRELHSVILGLLKPGGKIAMSGILEEQAQSVADIYAPFIELDEIAIEGDWTRVSGTKKA from the coding sequence ATGGCCTGGATCCAAATCCGTATCAATGCCAATGCTGCAACTGCTGATGCAGTAAGTGACCTATTAATGGAAGCTGGTAGTGCTTCAGTCACCTTTATTGATGCAAAAGACACCCCTATTTATGAGCCTAAAATTGGCACTGTCGTTTTTTGGGCTGACACCACAGTAATTGGCCTGTTCGAAGCTAATCATGATATGAACGCCGTGGTTGCGCTATTAAAGCGCCATGATGAACTAAAAGACAATTTAGTTTACAAAATTGAGCAACTCGAAGACAAAGATTGGGAACGTGAATGGATGGATAATTTCCACCCCATTCAATTTGGCGAAAAACTCTGGATTTGCCCTAGCTGGCGCGATATTCCAGACCCTGACGCAGTCAATGTACTGCTTGATCCAGGCCTTGCATTTGGAACTGGCACACACGCCACCACCGCGCTGTGTTTAAAGTGGCTTGAAAGCCAAGACTTAACTGGTAAGACGGTAGTCGATTTTGGCTGTGGCTCAGGCATATTAGGCATTGCAGCAATTAAATTAGGTGCTGAGCGCATGATTGGGATAGATATAGACCCACAAGCCCTAGAAGCAAGCCTAGATAACGCTAATCGTAATGGCGTTGCTGACAAGCTTGAAGTTTACCTTCCAGAAAACCAGCCTGAGTTTACTGCTGACATTGTAGTGGCAAATATTTTAGCGCAACCACTGCGTGAGCTTCATAGTGTTATTTTAGGATTATTAAAGCCAGGCGGTAAAATTGCCATGTCTGGCATTTTAGAAGAACAAGCACAATCGGTTGCTGACATATACGCGCCCTTTATTGAACTCGATGAAATTGCCATTGAAGGTGATTGGACCCGAGTCAGTGGCACTAAAAAAGCGTAA
- the rpoD gene encoding RNA polymerase sigma factor RpoD yields the protein MDPTPQSQLKLLIQKGKEQGYLTFAEVNDHLPQDIIDSDQVEDIISMINDMGIKVSENAPDADELMMQETTTDEDAAEAAAAALATVEKEIGRTTDPVRMYMREMGTVELLTREGEIVIAKRIEEGINQVQISVAEYPEAITYLLEQWDKFEAEEMRLSDIISGFFDPDADEAPPIAATNIGSELSEKQLDDSDDDDDDSDDEDEEEVDTGPDPEEARIHFENLRDLYTKARETFDKKGRSHPESQAAILEIGELFRTFKLVPKQFDRMVNNMREMMDRVRVQERLIMKHAVQVSKLPKKTFVKHFANNETDTAWLDIEIAANEKHSAKLEEVKPEILRCISKLTSMEESTGLSIERIKDINRRMSIGEAKARRAKKEMVEANLRLVISIAKKYTNRGLQFLDLIQEGNIGLMKAVDKFEYRRGYKFSTYATWWIRQAITRSIADQARTIRIPVHMIETINKLNRISRQMLQEMGREPNPEELAERMMMPEDKIRKVLKIAKEPISMETPIGDDEDSHLGDFIEDTTIDSPIDSATMESLRGATNDVLAGLTAREAKVLRMRFGIDMNTDHTLEEVGKQFDVTRERIRQIEAKALRKLRHPSRSDLLKSFLDAK from the coding sequence ATGGATCCAACTCCTCAGTCACAATTAAAACTTCTGATTCAAAAAGGTAAAGAGCAAGGTTACTTAACTTTTGCAGAAGTTAATGATCACCTTCCACAAGATATTATCGACTCAGATCAAGTAGAAGATATCATTAGCATGATTAATGACATGGGTATCAAGGTTAGCGAAAACGCGCCTGATGCTGATGAATTAATGATGCAAGAAACCACGACAGACGAAGACGCAGCGGAAGCTGCCGCTGCAGCCCTTGCTACTGTAGAAAAAGAAATTGGCCGTACAACTGACCCTGTTCGCATGTACATGCGTGAAATGGGTACTGTTGAGCTTCTTACCCGTGAAGGCGAAATCGTTATCGCTAAACGTATTGAAGAAGGCATTAACCAAGTACAAATTTCGGTTGCTGAATACCCAGAAGCGATCACTTACCTACTTGAACAGTGGGATAAGTTTGAAGCAGAAGAGATGCGTCTTAGCGACATTATCTCTGGCTTTTTCGATCCTGATGCAGACGAAGCACCACCGATTGCTGCCACTAACATTGGTTCTGAATTAAGCGAAAAACAGCTTGATGACAGCGACGATGATGACGATGACAGCGATGATGAAGACGAAGAAGAAGTAGATACAGGGCCAGATCCTGAAGAAGCGCGCATCCATTTCGAAAACTTACGTGATTTATACACTAAAGCACGTGAAACATTCGATAAAAAAGGTCGCTCTCACCCAGAATCTCAAGCCGCTATTTTAGAAATCGGTGAGTTGTTCAGAACCTTCAAACTTGTGCCTAAACAATTTGATCGCATGGTTAATAACATGCGTGAAATGATGGACCGAGTTCGCGTTCAAGAACGTCTTATCATGAAGCATGCAGTACAAGTTTCAAAGCTTCCAAAGAAAACCTTTGTTAAGCATTTTGCAAACAACGAAACTGACACAGCATGGCTTGATATTGAAATTGCAGCCAACGAAAAGCATTCAGCTAAACTTGAAGAAGTGAAGCCTGAAATACTTCGTTGTATTAGCAAACTTACTTCAATGGAAGAAAGCACTGGCTTAAGCATTGAACGTATTAAAGACATAAACCGTCGCATGAGTATTGGTGAAGCGAAAGCGCGCCGTGCTAAAAAAGAGATGGTAGAAGCAAACTTACGTCTTGTAATTTCAATTGCGAAAAAATACACCAACCGTGGCTTACAGTTCTTGGATTTAATTCAAGAAGGTAACATTGGTCTGATGAAAGCGGTTGATAAATTTGAATACCGTCGTGGTTATAAGTTCTCTACTTATGCTACGTGGTGGATCCGCCAAGCAATTACGCGCTCTATTGCTGACCAAGCAAGAACGATCCGTATTCCAGTACATATGATTGAAACGATCAATAAATTGAACCGTATTTCACGTCAAATGTTACAAGAAATGGGTCGTGAGCCAAATCCAGAAGAATTAGCTGAACGCATGATGATGCCTGAGGATAAAATCCGTAAGGTACTTAAGATTGCAAAAGAGCCAATTTCAATGGAAACACCGATTGGTGATGATGAAGATTCGCACTTAGGCGACTTCATCGAAGATACGACTATTGATTCGCCTATCGATTCGGCAACAATGGAGTCTCTTCGTGGCGCAACTAACGATGTGCTAGCTGGCTTAACAGCCCGTGAAGCGAAAGTATTACGTATGCGTTTTGGTATTGATATGAATACCGACCACACGTTAGAAGAAGTAGGTAAGCAATTTGACGTAACACGTGAGCGTATTCGTCAAATCGAAGCGAAGGCACTGCGTAAGTTACGTCACCCTTCTCGCTCTGATTTACTGAAAAGCTTTTTAGACGCTAAGTAA
- the purD gene encoding phosphoribosylamine--glycine ligase, which translates to MNVLVIGSGGREHALAFKAAQNTKVNTVYVAPGNAGTALEPKLENVAINVEDLDGLLSFAQQNNVELTIVGPEVPLVLGVVDKFREHGLAIFGPTAGAAQLEGSKSFTKDFLARHAIPTADYQTFEQIDPALAYLKEKGAPIVIKADGLAAGKGVIVAMTHQEAEDAIRDMLAGNAFGEAGSRVVIEEFLEGEEASFIVMVDGKNVLPFATSQDHKRAYNGDAGPNTGGMGAYSPAPVVTDEIHQRIMNEVIYPTVEGMANEGHPYTGFLYAGLMIDDTGTPKVIEYNCRFGDPETQPMMLRLQSDLVELIEAANRVELDKTTIEFDSRAAVGVVLAAKGYPDNYPKGDAISGLKVTYPEGEKVFHAGTKQDGNNVVTAGGRVLCATALGNTVTQAQQRAYKLIDEISWDGMEYRTDIAYRAIAREQ; encoded by the coding sequence ATGAATGTATTAGTCATTGGCAGCGGCGGCCGCGAACACGCACTTGCGTTTAAGGCCGCTCAAAATACAAAAGTAAACACTGTTTATGTTGCACCAGGTAATGCCGGCACAGCCCTTGAGCCAAAACTTGAGAACGTAGCAATTAACGTTGAAGACCTTGATGGGCTACTTAGCTTTGCACAACAAAATAACGTTGAGCTAACCATTGTTGGTCCAGAAGTGCCACTAGTATTAGGGGTTGTTGATAAGTTTCGTGAACACGGCTTAGCCATTTTTGGCCCAACAGCCGGTGCAGCGCAGCTTGAAGGGTCTAAATCGTTCACTAAAGACTTTTTAGCACGTCATGCTATTCCAACGGCTGATTACCAAACGTTTGAACAAATCGACCCCGCGCTTGCCTACTTAAAAGAGAAAGGCGCACCGATTGTTATAAAAGCTGATGGTTTAGCGGCCGGTAAAGGCGTTATTGTCGCAATGACACATCAGGAAGCTGAAGACGCTATTCGCGATATGCTTGCGGGTAATGCCTTTGGTGAAGCTGGCAGCCGTGTTGTCATCGAAGAGTTTTTAGAAGGTGAAGAAGCGTCGTTTATTGTAATGGTTGATGGTAAAAACGTACTGCCGTTTGCAACCAGCCAAGACCATAAACGCGCTTACAATGGCGATGCAGGCCCTAATACTGGCGGCATGGGTGCATACTCACCAGCGCCTGTAGTCACCGATGAAATTCATCAACGCATTATGAATGAAGTGATTTACCCAACGGTAGAAGGTATGGCTAATGAAGGCCATCCGTACACTGGCTTTTTGTATGCAGGCTTAATGATAGATGACACCGGCACACCAAAAGTGATTGAATATAACTGTCGTTTTGGCGACCCTGAAACACAACCTATGATGCTTCGCTTACAATCAGATTTAGTTGAACTAATTGAAGCTGCCAACCGTGTAGAACTTGATAAAACCACCATTGAGTTTGATTCACGTGCTGCTGTAGGTGTTGTTTTAGCTGCCAAAGGTTACCCAGATAACTACCCGAAAGGCGATGCAATAAGTGGCCTAAAAGTAACCTACCCTGAAGGCGAAAAAGTCTTCCATGCAGGGACTAAGCAAGACGGCAATAATGTAGTAACTGCCGGTGGTAGAGTATTATGTGCAACGGCACTGGGTAATACCGTTACACAAGCGCAGCAGCGCGCTTACAAACTGATTGATGAAATCAGCTGGGATGGCATGGAATACCGTACAGATATAGCCTATCGTGCAATTGCTCGTGAACAATAA
- a CDS encoding EAL domain-containing protein — translation MDFKTLRYHAIAVVILIFIFFIISTLSSNFVMPSRYTIDKITPVYLDHAYYIDETKTQNFAEVMSTQTQFTQQKFNDIPWSFKQQNYWLRLDLENKSSQQEDVVAHFDNPMVDHLTIYRLNNNNQLLDTYKLGDKEPRLTLFEYSVPHIRFKLDGQSTQRLIIKIDTVGISKTPIHLYRHTVFVDLMRSQTGIWGIFVGVLLMASLYNLLLYFGIKDRVYLVYIGYIISAIALMGTVLGFGFYLWPLQWQLFIHEKVIVANYAIAFFTLAFCTLFLRYHKDGCWRYKLSIGLLRLMLVLAILSFFIPENIAAPIFFVILGSLYIVCFILIYNKLRSGFRWAKFYVFSWVPLIIGAAIQPLELTGVISYSFSIRHAFLIAILCEIVLMAMALADRIRYQREQALYHATHTQQTKLLNSAKLKYAFMALKAQQRSTTLCLVKIRHFNSLNTIITPSQGYELIKHVAQELERQLSFEREFSQLNSGINQPAKIADLGSGVFACISTKNQSQHTLEELLKQILNKLPKTYQIKGLDLQLNYSVGISGYGKRDDFEFWLKRGYLALHDAKHSLTKVSSSSANNNLAMDVSLAAKLQQAIREDQLALYYQPQISLKECSINGAEALLRWPNAEFKNISIEKLIMLAEHTGIINELTLWVIEQACKDIARLANDGIKNHSVSVNLSAKNLAIANLTEKVENILIKYQVAPHLLKFELTESAFVENQDALVTLVDELATLGVKVVLDDFGTGYSSLSYLVNYHFSELKVDKSFVFDLTDNRAHQVIVQTAIDMAHNLGLTITIEGVETQEVHQLLTAMRADRTQGYLYAKALSYDNYLDFLKSQYSLKMLNSPF, via the coding sequence TTGGATTTTAAAACCTTGCGCTATCATGCGATAGCGGTCGTGATACTTATTTTTATTTTTTTTATTATCAGCACATTGTCATCAAACTTTGTGATGCCCTCTCGCTATACTATAGATAAAATCACCCCTGTTTACCTCGATCATGCTTATTACATAGATGAAACCAAGACACAAAACTTCGCAGAAGTAATGAGTACACAAACGCAGTTTACACAGCAAAAATTTAACGATATTCCTTGGAGCTTTAAACAGCAAAATTATTGGTTACGCCTTGATTTAGAAAATAAAAGTAGCCAACAAGAAGATGTGGTGGCGCATTTTGATAACCCAATGGTGGATCATCTCACCATATACCGACTTAATAATAATAACCAGCTACTCGATACTTATAAGCTTGGCGACAAAGAGCCGCGGCTGACTCTGTTTGAATACAGTGTACCCCATATTCGTTTTAAGCTTGATGGTCAATCTACGCAACGCCTCATTATAAAAATAGATACCGTGGGGATCAGTAAAACCCCAATTCACTTATATCGCCATACAGTATTTGTTGACTTGATGCGCTCTCAAACGGGCATTTGGGGAATTTTTGTTGGCGTGCTGTTAATGGCTTCACTGTATAACCTATTACTTTATTTTGGTATTAAAGACCGCGTATATTTGGTTTATATTGGCTACATTATTAGCGCTATTGCATTAATGGGCACCGTTCTGGGATTTGGTTTTTATTTATGGCCGCTGCAATGGCAATTATTTATTCACGAAAAAGTAATTGTAGCGAATTACGCCATTGCATTTTTTACCCTTGCTTTTTGCACACTGTTTTTGCGTTATCACAAAGATGGTTGTTGGCGTTATAAATTGAGCATCGGCTTATTAAGGCTAATGCTAGTGCTTGCTATATTGAGTTTTTTTATTCCTGAAAATATAGCAGCACCGATATTTTTTGTGATTTTAGGATCGCTCTATATCGTCTGCTTCATTTTAATTTATAACAAATTAAGAAGTGGTTTTCGCTGGGCTAAGTTTTACGTGTTTTCGTGGGTGCCACTGATCATTGGCGCTGCGATACAACCCTTAGAACTGACAGGCGTTATTTCCTATAGTTTTTCAATACGCCATGCATTTTTGATTGCCATTTTGTGTGAAATTGTCTTAATGGCAATGGCACTTGCCGATCGGATTCGTTATCAGCGTGAGCAAGCGCTGTACCATGCAACACATACTCAGCAAACCAAGCTACTCAATAGTGCAAAGTTAAAATATGCCTTTATGGCACTCAAAGCACAACAGCGCTCTACCACTTTATGTTTAGTGAAAATACGTCACTTTAATTCTCTAAATACCATTATTACCCCTTCGCAAGGGTATGAGCTCATTAAACATGTTGCTCAGGAGTTAGAACGCCAATTGAGCTTTGAACGAGAGTTCTCTCAGCTCAACAGTGGCATTAATCAGCCTGCTAAAATTGCTGATTTAGGCAGTGGCGTATTTGCCTGTATTTCCACTAAAAATCAGAGTCAGCATACACTTGAAGAGTTATTGAAACAGATCTTAAATAAATTACCAAAAACGTATCAAATTAAAGGTCTAGACCTACAACTTAATTACAGTGTTGGCATTAGTGGTTATGGTAAACGTGATGACTTTGAGTTTTGGTTAAAGCGAGGCTATTTAGCATTACACGATGCTAAACATAGCCTAACTAAGGTCAGCTCATCATCTGCTAATAATAACCTAGCAATGGACGTATCACTTGCTGCCAAGCTACAGCAAGCCATAAGAGAGGATCAGCTTGCGCTTTATTATCAACCACAAATTAGCTTAAAAGAGTGCAGTATCAATGGCGCTGAAGCACTATTACGTTGGCCTAACGCGGAATTTAAAAATATTTCGATAGAAAAGCTGATTATGCTCGCTGAGCACACCGGTATTATTAATGAGCTAACCCTTTGGGTTATTGAGCAAGCCTGTAAAGACATTGCAAGGCTGGCAAACGATGGCATCAAAAATCACAGTGTTAGTGTGAATTTAAGTGCAAAAAATTTAGCCATCGCCAATTTAACGGAAAAAGTAGAGAATATTTTAATTAAGTATCAGGTCGCACCTCATTTATTAAAGTTTGAGCTGACTGAATCTGCTTTTGTCGAAAACCAAGATGCGTTAGTCACCTTAGTGGATGAACTGGCCACTTTAGGCGTTAAAGTAGTACTAGATGACTTTGGTACTGGTTATTCATCGCTTAGCTACTTAGTTAACTATCACTTTAGCGAACTTAAAGTAGATAAGTCGTTCGTGTTTGATTTAACTGATAACCGTGCACATCAGGTTATTGTACAAACAGCCATAGATATGGCACATAATCTGGGCCTAACGATTACGATTGAGGGCGTAGAGACTCAAGAGGTTCATCAACTACTTACAGCCATGAGAGCCGATCGTACCCAAGGCTACTTATATGCCAAAGCACTCTCTTATGATAATTATTTAGACTTCTTAAAAAGCCAATACAGCCTAAAAATGTTAAACTCCCCTTTTTAA
- a CDS encoding class I SAM-dependent methyltransferase yields MKFALKSLLVATLSLSSTMALAHNHGHESALTNAVKASERSSERDQYRNPVETLEFFGFKPTMTVVEIAPGGGWYSEILAPALKERGTYYAAHFPADSSVGYYQRSLAGFKAKIAEDARFSNVKLTEFAPSTHLDIAPANSADMVLTFRNVHNWFMSKDKDAASNAFKSFYTALKPGGTLGVVEHRLPEEQADEMQKSSGYMKQSVVIALAEQAGFELEAKSDINANPLDTADHPKGVWTLPPSLRLGEQDAAKYKAIGESDRMTLKFKKPL; encoded by the coding sequence ATGAAATTTGCACTAAAATCTCTACTGGTTGCCACGCTGTCATTAAGCTCAACAATGGCATTGGCACACAACCACGGCCACGAATCAGCATTAACAAATGCAGTTAAAGCAAGCGAGCGCAGCAGTGAGCGCGATCAATACCGCAATCCTGTAGAAACTCTGGAGTTTTTTGGCTTTAAACCAACAATGACTGTAGTAGAAATTGCGCCTGGCGGTGGTTGGTATAGTGAAATTTTAGCGCCAGCACTAAAAGAGCGAGGCACTTATTATGCCGCGCATTTTCCTGCTGATTCATCGGTAGGTTACTACCAACGCTCTCTTGCTGGTTTTAAAGCTAAAATCGCTGAAGATGCCCGCTTTAGTAACGTTAAACTCACTGAGTTTGCTCCTTCTACTCATTTAGATATTGCCCCTGCAAATAGCGCCGATATGGTACTTACTTTTCGCAATGTCCATAACTGGTTCATGAGTAAAGACAAAGACGCAGCAAGCAATGCATTTAAGTCTTTTTATACAGCACTTAAACCCGGCGGCACTTTAGGTGTAGTTGAACATCGCCTTCCTGAAGAACAAGCCGATGAAATGCAAAAGTCATCAGGTTATATGAAGCAAAGTGTGGTTATTGCACTTGCTGAACAAGCAGGTTTTGAACTTGAAGCAAAAAGCGATATTAATGCAAACCCTCTTGATACAGCCGATCACCCTAAAGGGGTATGGACCCTTCCACCGAGCCTTAGACTTGGCGAGCAAGATGCCGCTAAATATAAAGCCATAGGTGAAAGCGACCGTATGACGCTGAAATTTAAAAAACCGCTTTAA
- the fis gene encoding DNA-binding transcriptional regulator Fis, protein MFEQNVTSPFITNPHVQSHEKPQPLRDAVKKAVHHYLKQLNGQDVQDVYDLVLSELEAPLLEEVMTYTRGNQTRAAILLGINRGTLRKKLKKYGMN, encoded by the coding sequence ATGTTCGAACAAAACGTGACTTCTCCATTTATCACTAACCCTCATGTTCAGTCACACGAGAAACCGCAGCCATTGCGTGATGCAGTAAAAAAAGCTGTTCACCACTACTTAAAGCAGCTTAACGGTCAAGATGTGCAAGACGTTTACGACCTTGTTCTTTCTGAGCTAGAAGCGCCATTGCTTGAAGAAGTAATGACTTACACACGTGGTAACCAAACTCGTGCGGCAATTTTACTAGGTATCAACCGTGGTACTTTACGTAAAAAGCTTAAAAAATACGGTATGAACTGA
- the dusB gene encoding tRNA dihydrouridine synthase DusB produces the protein MRIGSYQLENNVIVAPMAGITDRPFRQLCRRLGAGLAVSEMLSSNPKVWKTEKSMNRMDHSGESGIRAVQIAGADPELMAQAAQFNVANGAQIIDINMGCPAKKVNKKLAGSALLQFPELVEEIIDAVVNAVDIPVTLKIRTGWDQDNRNGVEIARIAERYGIASLAVHGRTRACMYKGDAEYATIRDIKRSVSIPVVANGDITSPEKAKQVLDYTGADAIMIGRAAQGRPWIFREIDHYLRTGEHMQPPAIAEVRSILMEHLTNLHMFYGEPMGARIARKHVSWYLQTHDSDGQFRRVFNALDNSEAQVVALEQYFKTLAAN, from the coding sequence GTGCGTATCGGTTCATACCAACTTGAGAATAATGTCATTGTCGCGCCTATGGCGGGCATAACAGACAGACCATTTAGACAGCTATGTCGTCGTTTAGGCGCTGGCCTTGCTGTATCTGAAATGCTGTCGTCGAATCCGAAGGTTTGGAAAACCGAAAAGTCGATGAACCGAATGGATCATTCTGGTGAGTCGGGTATACGTGCGGTGCAAATTGCAGGAGCAGACCCTGAGCTTATGGCACAGGCCGCACAATTCAATGTTGCAAACGGTGCACAGATCATAGATATCAATATGGGGTGCCCAGCAAAAAAAGTGAACAAGAAACTTGCAGGCTCAGCCTTATTACAGTTTCCAGAACTCGTGGAAGAGATTATTGATGCCGTCGTTAATGCGGTTGATATACCTGTGACACTTAAAATCCGTACTGGATGGGATCAGGACAACCGTAATGGTGTAGAGATTGCAAGAATAGCTGAACGTTATGGCATTGCATCACTGGCTGTACATGGGCGCACGCGCGCATGTATGTATAAAGGTGATGCTGAGTACGCCACTATTAGGGATATAAAACGTTCAGTGTCGATACCTGTGGTTGCTAATGGTGATATTACATCACCAGAAAAAGCAAAACAGGTTTTGGACTATACGGGTGCAGATGCCATTATGATTGGTCGAGCCGCCCAAGGTCGCCCTTGGATATTTAGGGAGATAGACCACTATTTGCGAACTGGTGAACATATGCAGCCACCTGCTATAGCAGAGGTGCGCAGTATTTTAATGGAGCATTTAACTAACCTCCATATGTTTTACGGTGAGCCAATGGGAGCACGAATCGCTCGCAAACATGTATCTTGGTATTTGCAAACCCATGACAGTGACGGTCAGTTTAGGCGAGTATTTAATGCGCTCGACAATTCAGAGGCACAGGTCGTCGCATTAGAGCAATACTTTAAAACACTAGCAGCTAACTAA